A window of Chloracidobacterium sp. N contains these coding sequences:
- a CDS encoding DUF3592 domain-containing protein, which translates to MTFKKQGNADGDAMLWAILFFGALCLGFLVVLGLVAVSYLYRLRDFSEIVAQGVPTEAMVERKYGSHRVVITYRDAGGWMHRHSRKLLPSDFHRLQEGRLVRVLYLPHRPHVWAFAEDVEQARRLQSRQ; encoded by the coding sequence ATGACGTTCAAAAAGCAGGGAAATGCGGATGGCGACGCCATGCTTTGGGCTATCCTGTTTTTCGGCGCACTCTGCCTGGGCTTTCTCGTCGTTCTTGGTCTCGTCGCCGTCTCATACCTGTACCGGCTGAGGGATTTCAGCGAGATTGTCGCCCAGGGGGTGCCCACGGAGGCGATGGTGGAACGCAAGTACGGAAGCCATCGCGTCGTCATCACCTACCGGGATGCGGGCGGCTGGATGCACCGGCACAGCCGGAAGCTTCTGCCCAGCGATTTCCATCGCCTGCAGGAAGGCCGCCTGGTCCGTGTCCTGTACCTGCCACATCGCCCGCACGTCTGGGCCTTTGCCGAAGATGTCGAGCAGGCGCGACGACTTCAGAGCCGCCAATAG
- a CDS encoding chlorophyllide a reductase iron protein subunit X — MSARRVVAIYGKGGSGKSFITSNLSYYLASKSHRVLQIGCDPKHDSTALLFGGKSLPTLLEAWALRQEAKAANPVPPISEVVFKRHGVFAMELGGPEVGRGCGGRGITLSFDLLSQMGFADWEFDYIIYDFLGDVVCGGFGTPIAKSMVRDIILVGGNDHQALYVVNNLCGAVRYFAEQGGTTRVLGMIINRDDGSGWGERYAQEAGIDIITRIPLSDEIRNRSMAFQLIADDPRHRGYFEDLEWAILHGTPKLPKAVDFEAFSGDIMRTRNLGGLDPAMEEDLMPSQLECMVL; from the coding sequence ATGTCGGCACGTCGCGTTGTTGCCATCTATGGTAAAGGCGGAAGCGGAAAGTCTTTCATCACCTCGAATCTCAGCTACTACCTGGCGAGCAAGTCACACCGGGTGTTGCAGATTGGCTGCGACCCCAAACACGATTCCACCGCGCTGCTGTTTGGCGGCAAGTCGCTCCCAACTCTGCTCGAAGCCTGGGCGCTGCGGCAGGAAGCCAAAGCTGCCAACCCCGTACCGCCCATCAGTGAAGTCGTCTTCAAACGCCATGGCGTCTTCGCTATGGAACTTGGCGGCCCCGAAGTCGGGCGCGGCTGCGGGGGACGGGGCATCACCCTCAGTTTTGATCTGCTGTCCCAGATGGGCTTTGCCGATTGGGAATTCGACTACATCATCTATGACTTCCTGGGCGATGTCGTGTGCGGCGGGTTTGGCACTCCCATTGCCAAGTCCATGGTGCGGGACATCATTCTCGTCGGCGGCAATGACCACCAGGCGCTCTATGTCGTCAACAACCTGTGTGGCGCGGTGCGTTACTTTGCCGAGCAGGGCGGAACGACGCGCGTTCTGGGAATGATCATCAACCGGGATGACGGCTCCGGCTGGGGTGAGCGGTACGCCCAGGAGGCCGGCATTGACATCATCACCCGGATTCCCCTTTCGGATGAAATCCGCAACCGCAGCATGGCCTTTCAACTCATTGCCGATGACCCCCGGCACCGGGGTTACTTCGAGGACCTTGAATGGGCCATTCTGCACGGCACGCCAAAACTGCCCAAAGCCGTGGACTTCGAGGCTTTTTCCGGCGACATCATGCGTACGCGCAACCTCGGCGGACTGGACCCGGCTATGGAAGAAGACCTCATGCCCTCCCAGTTGGAATGCATGGTGCTCTAG